A stretch of Stenotrophomonas indicatrix DNA encodes these proteins:
- a CDS encoding ESPR-type extended signal peptide-containing protein — MNRIYRKVWNKALGQLVVASELASSSSSGGVVDQRRGATDAAPARLAAALALAMGLGMTGIAAAQSVEIGGSANCVVLNSKVLDKCAVDGSASAKGSNAVAIGAGTSATGANSVALGAGSKAARANTVSVGDAGKERQVTNVAAGTAATDAVNKAQLDAQARATQAALAQAAAEGSRYFKADGAGDDSDAAKIEGQGAIAVGSGSQSLANATTAVGTQAIAAGLGASAFGQNALALGDASVVVGQSAAAFGLGDTAVGASAVAASENGAATALGALSEASADGATAVGAGAVAMGPGSTSLGRGATAANEASIAVGAFSTAVGEYSTALGSNSAAVATGSVALGAGSLADRVDTVSVGAVDYGLTRQITSVAAGTEDTDAVNVAQLKDVAAVADTTAKRFQATGSSDSDAGALAEGDDALAAGEAANAIGNGTTAVGAGATAVAQNATAVGNNALASGQNSAAFGNNAQAVGPGSVAVGGAAVDADGNPLITSGGVPVETGATSAGVGGTAVGASADAGGFAASAYGVGAYAAGAQSSAFGAVSNAIGDYSTAVGTQSNATGTSSVAIGGPADLIPGLGFFVQTQASGEAATAVGAGAIASGDQAVANGSLTEASGAESVAVGYFAYAPGENASALGAQTWASGTQSTAVGYYATARGANSVALGANSEAVRANSVAVGSAGNERQITSVAAGSEATDAVNKAQLDAVASTADTTARFFQAQPESGSDAGAYAEGEGAVAAGSASNAIGAGALAQGAGAAAIGADSVALGRNTFADGDGAVAVGGLGQAYDEYNQPLLDEQGNPVQIGTTASAGSTAVGNAAQATGASSSAFGNAAQATGDNSFAAGGKSRATGSYAVAVGDSAFAKADDSTAVGGYSTASEEGATAFGAGAWATGRNASAFGPAAWASANGATSIGYNSWANGTSSTAVGRGAFSYGDNSVALGFQALGNSINSIAIGTNTVAGGESAIALGAGSTASGNNAVALGAGSVASRDRSVSVGSVGNERQITSVAAGTQATDAVNKSQLDAVAASAATTSKYFQASGSADSDAGAYVEGDNALAAGESANAIGNGATALGSGANALAGNAQAIGFNALASAANASAIGANAQATGEYATAHGAESEASGEQSAAFGAAAVASGAGSTASGVLSEASGEEAVAVGYFSNASGEAATAVGSESVASGTASAAFGIGAEATGGYSTAIGGYANASAFNATAFGNFANASGSNSVALGGDSEASGAYSTATGQGSLATGTNAVAVGGSLFGLLATEASGDYSTAVGGGAYAPGINSTALGNAAESRGANSVALGADSIADRDNTVSVGGGGNTRQITNVAAGTQGTDAVNKDQLDAVAAEGAKTSKYFQASGSADSDAGAYVEGDSALAAGEAANAIGTGATALGSGATAVAVNATAVGFNSLASGGNAAAVGNNAQATGEDSAALGSGAVASETSTTATGAGAQATAVYSTANGAEAVASGAQSLASGFRSAASADGTTAVGGYSEASGRLGSALGYGTVASGANSTAAGVFAAASGASSVAMGDSSEASGDESVAIGGSTFFGLVPSRASGYGAAAFGAGAWATDDYATAIGWNSWADGAESTALGASATANGANSVALGAGSKADRDNTVAVGSAGSERQVTHVAAGTEGTDAVNKNQLDAVAATADKTSKYFQASGSADSDAGAYVEGDNALAAGEAANAIGNGATALGSGATAVAANATAVGINSLATGSNAAAVGSNAQATGEDSAALGNGAVASGISATATGTAAQASGVYSTANGAEAVASGAQSLASGFRSAASADGTTAIGGYSEASGRLGTALGYGSAATGANTTAVGFGAAAAGSGAVAVGQSSEASGAESVAIGGSTFFGLIPSRASGTGAAAFGAGAWATDDYATAIGWNAWADAADSTALGASATANGVNSVALGAGSKADRDNTVAVGSAGGERQVTHVAAGTETTDAVNKGQLDAVASVADKTSKHFQASGSADSDAGAYVEGDNALAAGEAANAIGNGASALGSGATAVAANATAVGFNALASGEDGVAIGSSASSTAGGAISIGVESSSAGPASVALGAQSQAQGIGAVAVGGIAQANGLAATAVGYGATADGREATAVGNFSSANGWQSTAYGAGATSAFFGTALGSGAQAAEVSTAVGQGTVAQIAGAGFGVQARAGQFGTALGNNATTGLNGVAVGFNALAGQDANSVGTGQYTTAIGSEAWATEDGATVVGYNSYAQATNATVLGSNTWTTKDADNSVALGAGSLADRANAVSVGAAQEWVDAAGVSHSAINRQVTNVAAGTQANDAVNKGQLDAVASTADATSRHFRANGSGTATASGTNAVAVGSSATASGNRSNALGSNASAVGNASLAVGANAAVTGSNSVALGAGARAVDANVVSVGGGNGTDGPATRRIVNVADGRIAAGSSDAVTGSQLNVTNQRVGAVETRVGDFDSRIATVETSAASSVGYDDASRDRLTLAGIQGTTIDNVGAGSIASGSRQAINGGQLFQSLSDAASFLGGGASVGMQGVFVAPNYVIQGATYSNVGDALGALDRKVSEIDRRTASGTRSGAASLRSMAAPLDADASNVATASAATDASLADGGSATARVQGTPTAASAGSAQPALVAGGGVNAVAMGDGAVASGASSTAVGQGASATAANAVALGQGSVADRANTVSVGSEGNERQVTNVAAGTTATDAVNKGQLDRGITTANSYTDSRVQAVTDSFDVFKGEVDGRLRHMDRRIDRQGAMSAAMLNMATSAAGIRTQNRVGVGIGFQGGESAMSLGYQRAISDRATVTVGGAFSSDDSSVGVGAGFGW, encoded by the coding sequence ATGAATCGGATTTATCGCAAGGTCTGGAACAAAGCATTGGGTCAGTTGGTGGTGGCCTCGGAACTGGCCTCTTCCAGCTCATCAGGCGGGGTCGTTGACCAGCGCCGCGGTGCGACCGATGCCGCGCCGGCACGACTGGCTGCAGCGCTGGCCTTGGCAATGGGACTGGGCATGACCGGCATCGCTGCGGCGCAGTCGGTTGAGATTGGGGGCAGCGCGAACTGCGTGGTGCTCAACAGCAAGGTACTGGACAAGTGCGCGGTCGATGGCAGTGCCAGCGCCAAGGGCAGCAACGCGGTGGCGATTGGGGCGGGTACCAGCGCCACCGGCGCCAACAGCGTGGCGCTGGGCGCCGGTTCCAAGGCAGCGCGCGCCAACACCGTCTCCGTCGGTGATGCCGGCAAGGAACGGCAGGTGACCAACGTCGCCGCCGGTACCGCCGCCACCGATGCGGTGAACAAGGCACAGCTGGATGCACAGGCGCGCGCCACCCAGGCCGCGCTTGCCCAGGCGGCGGCCGAGGGCAGCCGCTATTTCAAGGCCGATGGCGCTGGCGATGACAGCGACGCGGCAAAGATCGAAGGCCAGGGCGCCATCGCGGTCGGCAGTGGCAGCCAGTCGCTGGCCAACGCCACCACCGCGGTCGGCACCCAGGCCATTGCCGCAGGACTTGGTGCCAGTGCTTTCGGCCAGAACGCGCTCGCCTTGGGTGATGCCAGCGTAGTGGTCGGGCAGAGTGCGGCCGCCTTCGGTCTTGGCGATACGGCGGTAGGCGCAAGTGCCGTGGCCGCCAGCGAGAACGGTGCAGCTACCGCGTTGGGTGCACTGTCCGAAGCCAGCGCCGATGGCGCTACCGCGGTCGGCGCGGGTGCCGTGGCGATGGGCCCCGGCAGCACATCGCTGGGCCGCGGTGCGACCGCCGCCAACGAAGCCTCCATTGCCGTCGGTGCGTTCAGCACGGCGGTGGGCGAATACAGCACCGCGCTGGGTTCCAATTCGGCGGCCGTGGCTACCGGCAGCGTGGCGCTGGGCGCCGGCTCGCTGGCCGACCGCGTCGATACCGTGTCGGTGGGTGCGGTCGACTACGGCCTGACCCGGCAGATCACCAGCGTTGCCGCCGGTACCGAAGATACCGATGCGGTCAACGTCGCTCAATTGAAGGACGTGGCAGCGGTAGCCGATACCACCGCCAAGCGATTCCAGGCCACCGGCAGCAGCGACAGCGATGCCGGTGCGTTGGCCGAGGGAGATGACGCGCTCGCCGCTGGCGAAGCCGCCAATGCGATCGGCAACGGTACGACCGCCGTCGGTGCAGGTGCGACCGCCGTCGCGCAGAACGCCACCGCGGTCGGCAACAACGCGCTTGCATCTGGCCAGAACAGCGCGGCCTTCGGCAACAACGCGCAGGCAGTCGGCCCGGGCAGCGTCGCCGTCGGCGGTGCTGCGGTGGATGCCGATGGCAATCCGCTGATCACCAGTGGTGGCGTGCCGGTAGAGACCGGCGCCACCAGTGCCGGGGTCGGTGGTACCGCCGTCGGCGCCAGCGCCGATGCCGGTGGTTTCGCAGCGTCGGCGTACGGCGTAGGAGCCTATGCGGCAGGTGCGCAGTCGTCGGCATTCGGTGCTGTCTCCAACGCCATCGGCGACTATTCCACCGCCGTCGGTACGCAGAGCAACGCTACCGGCACCAGCAGCGTGGCCATCGGTGGCCCGGCCGACCTGATCCCGGGCCTGGGCTTCTTCGTGCAGACCCAGGCCAGTGGCGAAGCGGCCACCGCCGTCGGTGCCGGTGCCATCGCCAGCGGCGACCAGGCCGTGGCCAATGGCAGCCTGACCGAGGCCTCCGGTGCCGAGTCGGTCGCAGTGGGCTACTTCGCCTATGCACCGGGCGAGAACGCCAGTGCGCTGGGCGCACAGACCTGGGCCAGTGGCACGCAGAGCACCGCCGTCGGCTACTACGCCACTGCGCGTGGTGCCAACAGCGTTGCACTGGGCGCCAATTCCGAAGCGGTGCGCGCCAACAGCGTGGCCGTGGGCAGTGCCGGCAACGAGCGGCAGATCACCAGCGTGGCGGCCGGCAGCGAAGCCACCGACGCAGTGAACAAGGCACAGCTGGACGCCGTGGCCAGCACCGCCGACACCACCGCGCGCTTCTTCCAGGCGCAGCCGGAAAGCGGCAGCGATGCAGGTGCCTACGCAGAAGGCGAGGGTGCGGTGGCGGCGGGTTCGGCCAGCAACGCCATCGGTGCCGGTGCGTTGGCACAGGGTGCAGGCGCGGCGGCCATCGGCGCCGACAGCGTGGCACTGGGTCGCAATACCTTCGCCGACGGTGACGGTGCGGTAGCCGTGGGTGGCCTCGGCCAGGCCTACGACGAATACAACCAGCCGCTGCTGGATGAGCAGGGCAACCCGGTGCAGATCGGCACCACCGCCTCGGCCGGTTCCACCGCCGTCGGCAATGCCGCGCAGGCGACCGGTGCCAGCAGCAGCGCCTTCGGCAATGCGGCACAGGCCACCGGCGACAACAGCTTCGCGGCAGGCGGCAAGTCGCGCGCCACCGGCAGCTATGCCGTCGCCGTCGGCGACAGCGCCTTCGCCAAGGCCGATGACAGCACCGCCGTGGGTGGCTACAGCACTGCCAGCGAGGAAGGCGCCACCGCCTTCGGTGCCGGCGCGTGGGCCACCGGCCGCAATGCCTCGGCGTTTGGTCCGGCGGCATGGGCCAGCGCCAATGGTGCCACCTCCATCGGCTACAACAGCTGGGCCAACGGCACCAGTTCCACCGCCGTCGGCCGCGGCGCCTTCAGCTACGGCGACAACAGTGTTGCGCTGGGCTTCCAGGCGCTGGGCAACAGCATCAACAGCATCGCCATCGGCACCAACACGGTGGCCGGCGGTGAAAGTGCGATCGCCCTGGGCGCGGGCAGCACGGCCAGTGGCAACAACGCGGTTGCACTGGGTGCAGGTTCGGTGGCCAGCCGCGACCGCAGCGTGTCGGTGGGCAGCGTCGGCAACGAGCGGCAGATCACCAGTGTGGCGGCCGGCACCCAGGCCACCGATGCGGTGAACAAGTCGCAGCTCGACGCGGTTGCAGCCAGTGCCGCGACCACCAGCAAGTACTTCCAGGCCAGCGGCAGTGCCGACAGCGACGCCGGTGCCTACGTGGAAGGTGACAACGCGCTGGCCGCGGGTGAATCGGCCAACGCCATCGGCAACGGCGCAACCGCCCTCGGCAGTGGCGCCAATGCACTGGCCGGCAACGCACAGGCCATCGGCTTCAATGCCCTGGCCAGCGCGGCCAATGCCAGCGCCATCGGTGCCAACGCACAGGCGACCGGCGAATACGCCACTGCTCATGGTGCCGAGAGCGAAGCCAGCGGCGAACAGAGTGCGGCGTTCGGCGCGGCCGCAGTGGCCAGCGGCGCTGGCAGCACCGCCAGCGGCGTGCTGTCCGAAGCCAGCGGCGAAGAAGCCGTGGCGGTAGGCTACTTCAGCAACGCCAGCGGTGAGGCCGCCACTGCGGTCGGCAGTGAAAGCGTGGCCAGTGGCACCGCTTCGGCAGCATTCGGCATCGGCGCCGAAGCGACCGGTGGCTACAGCACCGCCATCGGCGGTTACGCCAACGCCTCGGCATTCAACGCCACTGCCTTCGGCAACTTCGCCAACGCCTCCGGTTCCAACAGCGTCGCGCTGGGTGGCGATTCGGAAGCATCCGGTGCCTACAGCACCGCCACCGGCCAGGGCAGCCTGGCTACCGGCACCAATGCCGTGGCCGTCGGTGGCTCGTTGTTCGGCCTGCTGGCGACCGAAGCATCCGGCGACTATTCCACTGCGGTCGGTGGCGGCGCCTATGCGCCGGGCATCAACAGCACCGCGCTGGGCAACGCGGCCGAATCGCGCGGTGCCAACAGCGTGGCGCTGGGTGCCGATTCGATTGCCGACCGTGACAACACCGTGTCGGTCGGTGGCGGCGGCAACACCCGCCAGATCACCAACGTGGCTGCCGGTACCCAGGGTACCGATGCGGTGAACAAGGATCAGCTGGACGCGGTGGCCGCCGAAGGCGCAAAGACCAGCAAGTACTTCCAGGCCAGCGGCAGCGCCGACAGCGATGCCGGTGCCTACGTGGAAGGTGACAGCGCGCTGGCCGCTGGTGAGGCCGCCAATGCGATCGGCACCGGCGCCACCGCACTCGGCAGTGGTGCAACGGCGGTAGCGGTAAACGCTACGGCGGTGGGCTTCAACAGCCTGGCCAGCGGCGGCAATGCGGCTGCGGTGGGCAACAACGCACAGGCGACGGGCGAAGACAGTGCGGCGCTCGGCAGCGGCGCGGTGGCCAGCGAAACCAGCACCACCGCAACCGGTGCAGGCGCGCAGGCGACGGCGGTGTATAGCACGGCCAACGGTGCCGAGGCGGTCGCCAGCGGTGCGCAGTCGCTGGCCAGTGGCTTCCGTTCGGCAGCCTCTGCAGACGGCACCACCGCAGTCGGCGGCTACAGCGAAGCCAGCGGTCGCCTCGGCTCGGCGCTGGGCTATGGCACCGTGGCCAGTGGTGCCAACAGCACCGCTGCCGGCGTGTTCGCTGCGGCGTCGGGCGCCAGCTCGGTGGCGATGGGTGATTCCAGCGAAGCCAGCGGCGATGAGAGCGTGGCCATTGGTGGCAGCACCTTCTTCGGCCTGGTGCCATCACGTGCCAGTGGCTACGGCGCAGCGGCGTTCGGTGCCGGTGCCTGGGCCACCGACGACTACGCCACTGCAATCGGCTGGAATTCGTGGGCCGATGGCGCCGAGTCGACGGCACTGGGCGCCAGCGCTACCGCCAACGGTGCCAACAGCGTCGCCCTGGGCGCAGGCTCCAAGGCCGACCGTGACAACACGGTGGCCGTCGGCAGTGCCGGCAGCGAACGCCAGGTGACCCACGTGGCGGCTGGCACCGAAGGCACCGATGCGGTCAACAAGAACCAGCTCGATGCTGTCGCTGCAACGGCGGACAAGACCAGCAAGTACTTCCAGGCCAGCGGCAGCGCCGACAGCGATGCCGGTGCCTATGTGGAAGGCGACAACGCACTGGCTGCCGGTGAAGCGGCCAATGCGATCGGCAATGGCGCCACCGCGCTCGGCAGTGGTGCCACGGCCGTGGCCGCCAACGCGACCGCCGTGGGCATCAACTCGCTGGCCACGGGCAGCAATGCGGCTGCGGTGGGCAGCAACGCGCAGGCCACCGGTGAAGACAGTGCCGCACTCGGCAACGGCGCGGTAGCCAGTGGCATCAGCGCCACCGCTACCGGCACCGCGGCACAGGCCAGCGGCGTCTACAGCACCGCCAACGGTGCGGAAGCCGTCGCCAGCGGTGCGCAGTCGCTGGCCAGCGGTTTCCGCAGTGCCGCTTCGGCCGATGGCACCACCGCCATCGGTGGCTACAGCGAAGCCAGCGGCCGCCTCGGCACCGCGCTGGGCTACGGCTCGGCAGCGACCGGTGCCAACACCACGGCTGTCGGCTTCGGAGCGGCGGCAGCAGGCAGCGGCGCCGTAGCCGTCGGCCAGTCCAGCGAAGCCAGTGGCGCAGAGAGTGTCGCCATCGGCGGCAGCACCTTCTTCGGCCTGATCCCGTCGCGTGCCAGCGGTACCGGTGCGGCGGCCTTCGGTGCCGGTGCCTGGGCGACCGATGACTACGCCACCGCGATCGGCTGGAATGCATGGGCCGATGCGGCTGACAGCACCGCCCTGGGTGCCAGCGCGACCGCCAACGGTGTCAACAGTGTCGCCCTCGGCGCGGGTTCGAAGGCCGACCGTGACAACACGGTGGCCGTCGGCAGCGCGGGCGGTGAACGCCAGGTCACCCATGTTGCCGCCGGCACCGAGACCACCGATGCAGTGAACAAGGGCCAGCTGGATGCCGTGGCCAGTGTCGCCGACAAGACCAGCAAGCACTTCCAGGCCAGCGGCAGTGCCGACAGCGACGCCGGTGCCTACGTCGAAGGTGACAATGCGCTGGCGGCCGGTGAAGCGGCCAATGCGATCGGCAATGGCGCCAGTGCGCTCGGCAGTGGTGCCACCGCGGTCGCGGCCAACGCCACCGCCGTCGGCTTCAATGCGCTGGCCAGTGGTGAAGACGGTGTGGCGATCGGCAGCAGCGCCAGCAGCACGGCCGGTGGCGCGATTTCCATCGGCGTGGAAAGCAGCAGCGCAGGCCCGGCCAGTGTGGCCCTCGGTGCGCAGTCCCAGGCGCAGGGCATCGGTGCGGTCGCCGTCGGCGGCATCGCCCAGGCCAACGGGCTGGCCGCAACCGCCGTCGGTTATGGCGCAACCGCTGATGGTCGCGAAGCCACCGCCGTCGGCAACTTCTCGTCGGCCAACGGCTGGCAGTCCACCGCCTACGGCGCCGGTGCCACGTCCGCCTTCTTCGGCACCGCGCTGGGCAGTGGCGCGCAGGCCGCCGAAGTGTCCACAGCCGTGGGCCAGGGCACCGTCGCGCAGATCGCCGGTGCTGGTTTCGGCGTGCAGGCGCGCGCCGGCCAGTTCGGTACCGCACTGGGCAACAATGCCACCACCGGGCTCAATGGCGTGGCGGTCGGCTTCAACGCGCTGGCCGGACAGGACGCCAACAGCGTCGGCACGGGCCAGTACACCACCGCGATCGGCAGCGAGGCATGGGCCACCGAGGACGGTGCCACCGTGGTCGGCTACAACAGCTATGCGCAGGCCACCAATGCCACCGTGCTGGGCAGCAATACCTGGACCACCAAAGACGCCGACAACAGCGTGGCGCTCGGTGCAGGCTCGCTGGCCGACCGTGCCAACGCGGTATCGGTGGGTGCGGCGCAGGAGTGGGTCGATGCTGCCGGAGTCAGCCACAGCGCGATCAACCGCCAGGTGACCAACGTGGCCGCCGGTACCCAGGCCAACGATGCGGTGAACAAGGGCCAGCTGGATGCGGTGGCCTCCACCGCCGACGCCACCAGCAGGCACTTCCGTGCCAACGGCAGCGGCACCGCCACTGCCAGCGGTACCAACGCAGTGGCGGTGGGCTCCAGTGCCACTGCCAGTGGCAACCGCAGCAATGCACTGGGCAGCAACGCCAGCGCCGTCGGCAACGCATCACTGGCCGTAGGCGCCAATGCCGCCGTCACCGGCAGCAACTCAGTGGCACTCGGTGCCGGCGCGCGTGCGGTGGATGCAAACGTGGTGTCGGTCGGCGGCGGCAACGGCACTGATGGTCCTGCTACGCGCCGCATCGTCAACGTTGCCGATGGCCGCATCGCCGCCGGCAGCAGTGACGCCGTGACCGGTTCACAGCTCAACGTCACCAACCAGCGCGTGGGTGCGGTGGAAACCCGGGTCGGTGATTTCGACTCGCGCATCGCCACCGTTGAAACCAGCGCGGCCAGCTCGGTCGGCTACGACGATGCCAGCCGTGACCGCCTGACCCTGGCCGGTATCCAGGGCACCACCATCGACAACGTCGGCGCCGGCAGCATCGCCTCTGGCAGCCGCCAGGCGATCAACGGTGGGCAGCTGTTCCAGTCGCTCAGCGATGCCGCCAGCTTCCTCGGCGGCGGTGCCAGCGTCGGCATGCAGGGCGTGTTCGTCGCGCCGAACTATGTGATCCAGGGGGCCACCTACAGCAACGTCGGCGACGCGCTGGGCGCATTGGACCGCAAGGTCAGCGAGATCGATCGTCGCACCGCCAGCGGCACGCGTTCCGGCGCGGCCAGCCTGCGTTCGATGGCCGCTCCGCTGGACGCAGATGCGTCCAACGTGGCCACGGCGTCGGCTGCCACCGACGCGAGCCTGGCGGATGGCGGATCGGCAACGGCCCGTGTGCAGGGCACGCCGACCGCCGCCAGCGCAGGCAGTGCTCAGCCAGCACTGGTCGCAGGCGGTGGCGTCAACGCCGTCGCGATGGGCGATGGCGCAGTCGCCAGCGGTGCATCGTCCACCGCTGTCGGCCAGGGCGCGAGTGCAACGGCGGCCAATGCGGTGGCGCTGGGCCAGGGCTCGGTTGCCGATCGCGCCAACACCGTCTCGGTCGGCAGTGAGGGCAACGAACGCCAGGTCACCAACGTGGCGGCCGGCACCACCGCAACCGATGCGGTCAACAAGGGCCAGCTGGATCGTGGCATCACCACCGCCAACAGCTACACCGACAGCCGCGTGCAGGCAGTCACCGACAGCTTCGATGTGTTCAAGGGTGAAGTCGATGGGCGCCTGCGCCACATGGATCGCCGCATCGACCGCCAGGGCGCGATGAGCGCAGCGATGCTCAACATGGCCACCAGTGCCGCCGGCATCCGCACCCAGAACCGGGTCGGCGTCGGCATCGGTTTCCAGGGCGGCGAGTCGGCCATGTCGCTGGGCTACCAGCGTGCGATCAGCGATCGCGCCACGGTCACCGTCGGTGGTGCCTTCAGCAGTGATGACAGCTCGGTCGGCGTCGGTGCCGGCTTCGGCTGGTAA